The stretch of DNA CCTTCGCCCGACGGGACGGTACGTCTTCGTTGGAGGACCCACGCGACGATTCGTGACCGCACTCCTCGCGGGCCCAATGCTCTCTATGACGGGCGAACAACGGTTCCGTACCTTCATGCTCAACCCCACCCAGGAGGATTTAGCATTCGTGATGGAGCTCCTCGAATCCGGTGATATCGAGGCCGTCATCGACCGGCAGTATCACTTGGGCGAGGTGCCAGCGGCCATTCAAGATATCGAAGCAGGTCGTGCTACCGGAAAAGTCGTCGTCGTGTAGACATTCGAGGTTCACGTGGTAACTGTCCTTACTGGGGTTACCTGAATTGGAAAAACAGAGAGCTCATTCGGTGGTCTCGTGGAATTGGACGACGAGCTGCTCTGTGGTCAGTCCGTAGACAGTCATCTCTCGACCTTTTTCCGAGTACCACGTTTCAATCGGCGTGATGAGTTCCGCGTCGCAGAGTCGATCAAGATGGTA from Halobellus litoreus encodes:
- a CDS encoding zinc-binding dehydrogenase: LRPTGRYVFVGGPTRRFVTALLAGPMLSMTGEQRFRTFMLNPTQEDLAFVMELLESGDIEAVIDRQYHLGEVPAAIQDIEAGRATGKVVVV